A single genomic interval of Carettochelys insculpta isolate YL-2023 chromosome 28, ASM3395843v1, whole genome shotgun sequence harbors:
- the STAC2 gene encoding SH3 and cysteine-rich domain-containing protein 2 isoform X2: MTELTEKENDSQSPAAQPAPGTLASLQESKMQRIKRSLSLKTILRSKSMENFFLRSSSELKFPCNSKQGLRCKTCKVSVHLWCSEEVSHQQCPGKTATSFRRNFSSPLLLQEQQQGSSKESPPAGPSGKVDPIYETLRYGTSLAHLNRSSFSSTSESPTRSLNEKDEVGEDVEGGTPSVEENHGDSREHASMGHAGDVRGADSRPLSVFTAPAEGEGTGAEEKNPEQQAAGGSSRKDVSPMYSYVALYKFLPQEHNDLPLQPGDRIMLVDDSNEDWWKGKIGDRVGFFPANFVQRVRPGESVWKCCRPIYGNKEQGQMSLKESQICVGVGKSKEIEGFIKVTSGKKRGLVPADALMEI; this comes from the exons ATGACGGAGCTCACGGAGAAGGAGAACGACTCCCAGAGCCCCGCAGCGCAGCCGGCCCCGGGCACTCTCGCCAGCCTCCAGGAAAGCAAG atgCAGCGGATCAAGCGGTCGCTGTCGCTCAAGACCATCCTGCGCAGCAAGAGCATGGAGAACTTCTTCCTGCGCTCCAGCAGCGAGCTGAAATTCCCCT GCAATTCCAAGCAAGGCCTGCGGTGTAAAACGTGCAAGGTCAGTGTGCACCTGTGGTGCTCGGAGGAGGTCTCGCACCAGCAGTGCCCTGGCAAGACG GCCACCTCCTTCCGACGCAACTTCAGTTCCccgctcctgctgcaggagcagcagcagggcagctccAAGGAGTCGCCCCCAGCAG GCCCCAGCGGGAAGGTGGATCCCATCTACGAGACGCTGCGCTATGGCACCTCACTGGCCCACCTGAACCGCTCCAGCTTCAGCAGCACCTCAGAGTCACCCACCAGGAGCCTG AACGAGAAGGACGAGGTTGGGGAGGACGTGGAGGGCGGCACGCCGAGCGTGGAGGAGAACCACGGTGACAGCAGGGAGCATGCGAGCATGGGGCACGCAGGGGACGTCAGGGGAGCTGACTCTCGCCCTCTGTCAGTGTTCACGGCTCCTGCTGAGGGCGAAGGCACCGGCGCGGAGGAGAAGAACCCTGAGCAGCAG GCTGCTGGGGGCTCCTCGCGGAAGGACGTCTCCCCCATGTACTCCTACGTGGCTCTGTACAAGTTCCTGCCCCAGGAGCACAACGACCTGCCCTTGCA acCTGGCGACAGGATCATGCTGGTGGATGACTCCAATGAAGACTGGTGGAAG GGCAAGATTGGCGACCGGGTGGGCTTCTTCCCGGCCAACTTCGTGCAGAGAGTGCGCCCAGGCGAGAGCGTCTGGAAGTGCTGCCGGCCCATCTATGGCAACAAGGAGCAGGGCCAGATGAGCCTCAAGGAGAGCCAG atctgtgtgggtgtggggaagAGCAAGGAGATCGAGGGCTTCATCAAGGTGACGAGCGGCAAGAAACGAGGCCTGGTGCCGGCAGATGCCTTGATGGAGATCTGA
- the STAC2 gene encoding SH3 and cysteine-rich domain-containing protein 2 isoform X1, whose protein sequence is MTELTEKENDSQSPAAQPAPGTLASLQESKMQRIKRSLSLKTILRSKSMENFFLRSSSELKFPCEVLLSPPTPLPPPSPPPVPPEATPPQAEHSPSACHRGLAPLKPMRTHSFQEHVFKKHSPCELCHQLIVGNSKQGLRCKTCKVSVHLWCSEEVSHQQCPGKTATSFRRNFSSPLLLQEQQQGSSKESPPAGPSGKVDPIYETLRYGTSLAHLNRSSFSSTSESPTRSLNEKDEVGEDVEGGTPSVEENHGDSREHASMGHAGDVRGADSRPLSVFTAPAEGEGTGAEEKNPEQQAAGGSSRKDVSPMYSYVALYKFLPQEHNDLPLQPGDRIMLVDDSNEDWWKGKIGDRVGFFPANFVQRVRPGESVWKCCRPIYGNKEQGQMSLKESQICVGVGKSKEIEGFIKVTSGKKRGLVPADALMEI, encoded by the exons ATGACGGAGCTCACGGAGAAGGAGAACGACTCCCAGAGCCCCGCAGCGCAGCCGGCCCCGGGCACTCTCGCCAGCCTCCAGGAAAGCAAG atgCAGCGGATCAAGCGGTCGCTGTCGCTCAAGACCATCCTGCGCAGCAAGAGCATGGAGAACTTCTTCCTGCGCTCCAGCAGCGAGCTGAAATTCCCCTGTGAGGTGCTGCTCAGCCCCCCCACGCCACTCCCCCCTCCGTCCCCCCCGCCGGTGCCCCCCGAGGCCACCCCGCCCCAGGCCGAGCACTCACCCAGCGCCTGCCACCGGGGCCTGGCGCCCCTCAAGCCCATGCGGACACACAGCTTCCAGGAGCACGTCTTCAAGAAGCACAGCCCGTGCGAGCTTTGCCACCAGCTCATCGTAG GCAATTCCAAGCAAGGCCTGCGGTGTAAAACGTGCAAGGTCAGTGTGCACCTGTGGTGCTCGGAGGAGGTCTCGCACCAGCAGTGCCCTGGCAAGACG GCCACCTCCTTCCGACGCAACTTCAGTTCCccgctcctgctgcaggagcagcagcagggcagctccAAGGAGTCGCCCCCAGCAG GCCCCAGCGGGAAGGTGGATCCCATCTACGAGACGCTGCGCTATGGCACCTCACTGGCCCACCTGAACCGCTCCAGCTTCAGCAGCACCTCAGAGTCACCCACCAGGAGCCTG AACGAGAAGGACGAGGTTGGGGAGGACGTGGAGGGCGGCACGCCGAGCGTGGAGGAGAACCACGGTGACAGCAGGGAGCATGCGAGCATGGGGCACGCAGGGGACGTCAGGGGAGCTGACTCTCGCCCTCTGTCAGTGTTCACGGCTCCTGCTGAGGGCGAAGGCACCGGCGCGGAGGAGAAGAACCCTGAGCAGCAG GCTGCTGGGGGCTCCTCGCGGAAGGACGTCTCCCCCATGTACTCCTACGTGGCTCTGTACAAGTTCCTGCCCCAGGAGCACAACGACCTGCCCTTGCA acCTGGCGACAGGATCATGCTGGTGGATGACTCCAATGAAGACTGGTGGAAG GGCAAGATTGGCGACCGGGTGGGCTTCTTCCCGGCCAACTTCGTGCAGAGAGTGCGCCCAGGCGAGAGCGTCTGGAAGTGCTGCCGGCCCATCTATGGCAACAAGGAGCAGGGCCAGATGAGCCTCAAGGAGAGCCAG atctgtgtgggtgtggggaagAGCAAGGAGATCGAGGGCTTCATCAAGGTGACGAGCGGCAAGAAACGAGGCCTGGTGCCGGCAGATGCCTTGATGGAGATCTGA